TCGTCGCTTCCGGGCTGGACCTGCAACTCGACTGTCCCGACCTCGCATTGTCGCGGCACATGCTGTTCAGCGAGTTGTCGGATGCCGAATTCGTCAAGATCGCGGCGAGCCATGTCGAGGCGCTGAACCACGCTCTTTCGGGCATCCCCGCGGAGAAGGTTCGTATTCACATCTGCTGGGGGAATTACGAGGGACCGCATGTCTGCGACATTCCGATGGCGCAGATGTTCGATACGCTGATGTCGGCGAAGGCGCGCTATGTTCTGTTCGAGACATCAAACCCGCGCCACGGTCACGAATGGACCGTGTTCCGCGACCGCAAGGCCGATATTCCCGACGACAAGATTCTGGTGCCGGGTGTGGTCGATACCACCACCAATTTCGTCGAGCATCCCGAGCTTATCGCGCAGCGCCTGTCGCGCTTTGCGGGGATCGTTGGTTCGGACCGCGTCATTGCGGGGTCGGATTGCGGCTTTGGCACATTCGCCGGCTTCGGCGCGGTGGATCCCGATATCGCCTATGCCAAGCTGAAGGCCATGGCCGAAGGGGCGGCGATGCTGTCGTGACCCCACTGGTTCTGTTGCCGGGCATGATGTGCGATGCGCGGCTGTTCGGTCCTCAGATCGCGGCACTCGGGTCGAACCGGGCGATCCATGCCGCGCCGATTGGCGGGCATGACACGATGCGGGCCCTCGCCGCCGAGGTTCTGGCCCACGCCCCGCCGCGCTTCGCGCTTGCCGGGCTGTCCATGGGGGGCATTGTTGCGATGGAGATTCTGGCGCAGGCTCCCGAGCGGATCGAGCGGCTGGCGCTACTGGACACCAATCCGCGCTCCGAGCTGCCCGAGATCCAGGCCCGCCGCGCGCCGCAGATAGAAGCGGTGCAGGCAGGCCATCTTCGCGAAGTCATGCGCGACGAGATGAAGCCGAACTATCTCGCCGAGGGACCGGGACGTCAGGCCGTTCTCGATCTCTGCATGGATATGGCGATGGCGCTTGGCCCGGACGTGTTCGTGAACCAGTCCCGCGCGCTGCGAGACCGTCCCGACCGGCAGGATGTGCTGCGCGCGGTCAATGTTCCGACGCTGCTGCTCTGCGGTCGAGAGGATCGGCTCTGCCCCATCGAGCGGCACGAGCTGATGCATGGGCTGATCCCCGGCTCGACGCTGGAAATCATCGAGGGCGCGGCGCATCTGCCGGTATTGGAGAAACCCGAGGACACCACGGCGGCGCTGGCCCGCTGGCTGGAGGCATAATGGACGACGCATTGCTGAAACTTCTGAGAACGGTCGATACGCCGACCGTCTGCAACGCCATCGAGGTTGCCGAGGGCCGCCGCGGCTTCAACCGTTTCACCCGCGGCACGGTAATCTGCACCGAGCCCGAGGCAGGGGCAATCGTGGGCTATGCCCGCACTGCGACACTCTCTGCTATCGCGCCACCGACCGAGCCCGCAGAGACGGTGCGCAAAAGGCGGATGGATTACTATCGCTACATGTCCGAATCTCCGAAACCGGCCGTGGCTGTGGTCGAGGATCTGGACCACCCGAACGCCATCGGCGCCTATTGGGGCGAGATCAACGCGACCGTGCATAAGGGGTTCGGTCTGTCGGGCACGCTGACCAATGGCGTCGTGCGCGATCTCGGCGACCTGCCGAAAGGCTATCCGGTGATCGCCGGCTCGGTCGGGCCGAGCCACGGCTATGTGCATGTGCGCTCTATCGACAAGCCGGTGCGGGTCTTCGGTCTGTCGGTCGCGCCGGGTGAGCTTATTCATGGCGACCGTCATG
This genomic window from Paracoccus sediminicola contains:
- a CDS encoding RraA family protein, which gives rise to MDDALLKLLRTVDTPTVCNAIEVAEGRRGFNRFTRGTVICTEPEAGAIVGYARTATLSAIAPPTEPAETVRKRRMDYYRYMSESPKPAVAVVEDLDHPNAIGAYWGEINATVHKGFGLSGTLTNGVVRDLGDLPKGYPVIAGSVGPSHGYVHVRSIDKPVRVFGLSVAPGELIHGDRHGALVIPAEIIPVLADAIRKLLDTEQLVLGPARAEGFDFAAFEAAWTAFEKART
- a CDS encoding cobalamin-independent methionine synthase II family protein, which produces MTIRTTHVGSLPRSQEVVDFIFARERGEDYDADGFDAAMARAVAETVRKQVEAGVDIVSDGETSKISYATYVKDRYTGFGGDSPRNAPADLKLFPSFLKRIADSGGTPQYARPMCIGEVRSKGQGELEKDISNLKTAMAEHGRQRGFMNAASPGVISLFLQNDYYRTREAYLAALADAMKAEYETIVASGLDLQLDCPDLALSRHMLFSELSDAEFVKIAASHVEALNHALSGIPAEKVRIHICWGNYEGPHVCDIPMAQMFDTLMSAKARYVLFETSNPRHGHEWTVFRDRKADIPDDKILVPGVVDTTTNFVEHPELIAQRLSRFAGIVGSDRVIAGSDCGFGTFAGFGAVDPDIAYAKLKAMAEGAAMLS
- a CDS encoding alpha/beta fold hydrolase, which translates into the protein MTPLVLLPGMMCDARLFGPQIAALGSNRAIHAAPIGGHDTMRALAAEVLAHAPPRFALAGLSMGGIVAMEILAQAPERIERLALLDTNPRSELPEIQARRAPQIEAVQAGHLREVMRDEMKPNYLAEGPGRQAVLDLCMDMAMALGPDVFVNQSRALRDRPDRQDVLRAVNVPTLLLCGREDRLCPIERHELMHGLIPGSTLEIIEGAAHLPVLEKPEDTTAALARWLEA